The Mailhella massiliensis DNA segment CATGAGCCATACCGCCAGCATGAAGCAGAACATGCACACAATGCCCGGAATGATGCCTGCAATGAACAGATCGCCTATGGACTGCTGCGCCAGCACGCCGTAGATGATGAACGTGGTGCTCGGCGGGATGAGGCAGCCTATGGTGCCGGAACAGGCCAGCGTGCCCACGGCAAGCTCATCGTCGTATCCGTTCTTGCGCATTTCGGGCAGGGCTATGGCCGCCATGGCGATACTGCCGGAAAGCACGTCGCCCACCACGGCGCCGAACAGGGAACAGGCCACCACGCTGCCCATGGCCAGCCCGCCGCGCATGTGGCCCATCCACTTGCGCGCACAGTTGTAGATGTCCTCCCCGAAGCGGGCATAGAAGCACAGGTAGCCCATAAGCATGAAGAACATCAGAGGAGCCCAGGAATAGCTCCCCGCCGTGGCGTAGAGCGCCTTGCCCGTAGTGCCGAAGGATGCCGGAATACCCTTGAGCTGCGCTATGAATATGAGTCCCGTGGCCACAAGGGCGAAGGCTACGGGCACTCCGAGGAAAAAGAGAACGAAAAGCAGCGTCAGCCCGGCCACCCCCACCTTGATGGAGGACATGCCCGGAACCCTGTGCGTGGCGACGTACCACATGACGGCCACGCAGAGAATGCCCGCAGCCAGGGCAAGCAGCGTTCTGGCCGTGCCGTTCTGCCGTATGGCCGAAGCCATGACTTCAAGAAGCTGCGTCAGCAGGGCGACGGCCAGCATGCAGAAGCCGAATCCGGCAAAGCAGATGAACGGCTCCAGCGGAATACGGAGCACCAGCGTCACGGAAGAGGTCTTCATGCCGTAACGGAACGTGGTCCAGGCGCAGAACAGCACGATGACCACGGACCAGAATCCCGTCACCACTTCAAGAAGCGCGCGGGAGGGTTCCTTCAGCCTCGACGTGAGAATATCCATGGTGACGTGACTTTTCTGCCACTGCGTGACGGCAACGGAGGAAAAGACGACGATCACCATGAGAAGTTCCGTCAGCTCCGTCGTACCCGGTATGGAGCTGCCGAACAAATAGCGCAGAAACACATCGGCGAAGGTGAGCATGACCATAAGCATGAATATGCCCATGCCCGCCGCGCTGAGGATGAAGGCCGGCTTTTCCGTCGTTCGCAGTACGGCGGCGGCTCTGTCCAGAATACGGGGGAGTCCGGCGTCCTGAACGGAACCGGCGATGCGGGAATTCTCCATATCTTTTTCCTTTGGCCGGAGACCGGGGGAGCCTCGCGGCACGGCAAAAAATTTACAGGACGCATCCGCATCGCCCATAGGAGCGGATGCGGATGCGACAGGTACGCTGTGAACGGCGGATTACTTTTTCACGCCTTCCTGGAAGATCTTCATGGAACGGCTGTCCTTCCACGGCCTGGCATAGGTTGCCTGCAGTTCGTGGATGCGTTCGGCCATGGCGGCTCCGGGGTATCCGGCCTTGTTGAGGATTTCCACCCATTCGTCCTTCACGGAAGCGACGCGCCCGTCGATCTGCGCGTATTCCGCATCGGTCAGCACATGGAGGCTCCCGCCCATGGTTTCCAGCCAGGTATGAAGGCTCTGGTACGGCAGCGTGTTCCAGAAGTCGGTGAAGACCTTGCGCCCGTATTCGCCGGACACCTCGTCTATCACCGCGCGCAGATCATCGGGCATGTTGTCGTACACGTCCTGATTCATCATCACGCAGAACACGAAGCAGGTGGTCTGCACGGCGGTGACGTGCTTGACCACGTCGCCGAGCCTGCGGGAAACAAGCAGGTCGTAATCCACCGTCGCCGCGTCGATGACACCCTGCTGAATGCTGGTGAACACGTCGGCAAGAGGTACGCTGACCACGGAAGCGCCGAGAGCGCCCACCTTCTGCGCCACCTGATAGTCGCCGAGCACGTTGATCTTCTTTCCCTTGAAGTCGTCCAGAGTTCTGATGGGATCCTTGCTGCCGATCAGCATGCCCACGGTCTGGGCATGGGTGAACAGCACCTTCACGCCCTCGAATTCCTTCTTCACTTCGGGGAAGGATTCCTGAACGGCCAGAACGAAGGCCGTGGGATCTTCCATGGAGACGCCGGGGCTTACCGTGGTGAAGACACGTTCATGGAACGGAAACTGTCCCACCGCCACGTCGAAGCTGAATTCCGCCATATCGGCCACGCCCGTCTTCACGGATTCGAAGGCGTCGGCTTCCTTGCTCAGGGCCTCGGCGAAATACGGCTCCACCTTGATGCGACCGCCGCTGCGTTTTTCCAGTTCCTCCACCCAGGGCTTGAGCGCATGGTTCCAGCGGTTGTGGACGGGGGGAATGGGCAGATTGAGGCTCAGCACATATTCGGCTTCGGCCGCAACCGATCTTTGGGGAAGGGCCATGCCGGACAGACACAGAGCCATGCTCAGCAGAACAAGGGACAGCTTCTTCATAGAGTTTCTCCTCGCGCGTTTTCCCGCCCCGGCGGGGCGG contains these protein-coding regions:
- a CDS encoding TRAP transporter large permease subunit: MENSRIAGSVQDAGLPRILDRAAAVLRTTEKPAFILSAAGMGIFMLMVMLTFADVFLRYLFGSSIPGTTELTELLMVIVVFSSVAVTQWQKSHVTMDILTSRLKEPSRALLEVVTGFWSVVIVLFCAWTTFRYGMKTSSVTLVLRIPLEPFICFAGFGFCMLAVALLTQLLEVMASAIRQNGTARTLLALAAGILCVAVMWYVATHRVPGMSSIKVGVAGLTLLFVLFFLGVPVAFALVATGLIFIAQLKGIPASFGTTGKALYATAGSYSWAPLMFFMLMGYLCFYARFGEDIYNCARKWMGHMRGGLAMGSVVACSLFGAVVGDVLSGSIAMAAIALPEMRKNGYDDELAVGTLACSGTIGCLIPPSTTFIIYGVLAQQSIGDLFIAGIIPGIVCMFCFMLAVWLMVCRKPSLAPRLPRASMTERIVSLKSGLPIMLIFLLVIGGIYGGVFTATEGGGIGACGTLILALLMRRLSLKDFIHTLQDSAKYISMCFTVLCGAIVLSYFMAMTRIPMVLANTIAGMDLPAMLVMAAIVLVFLILGCFLPSMPLLLICVPIFVPIAKVFGWDLIWFGVIIVILDNMASITPPFGISLFVMKEVASVSLGTMYRAAVPFVAALLVCLFIIILFPPLSTLLPALMKG
- a CDS encoding TRAP transporter substrate-binding protein is translated as MKKLSLVLLSMALCLSGMALPQRSVAAEAEYVLSLNLPIPPVHNRWNHALKPWVEELEKRSGGRIKVEPYFAEALSKEADAFESVKTGVADMAEFSFDVAVGQFPFHERVFTTVSPGVSMEDPTAFVLAVQESFPEVKKEFEGVKVLFTHAQTVGMLIGSKDPIRTLDDFKGKKINVLGDYQVAQKVGALGASVVSVPLADVFTSIQQGVIDAATVDYDLLVSRRLGDVVKHVTAVQTTCFVFCVMMNQDVYDNMPDDLRAVIDEVSGEYGRKVFTDFWNTLPYQSLHTWLETMGGSLHVLTDAEYAQIDGRVASVKDEWVEILNKAGYPGAAMAERIHELQATYARPWKDSRSMKIFQEGVKK